In Natronolimnobius baerhuensis, a single window of DNA contains:
- the aglF gene encoding UTP--glucose-1-phosphate uridylyltransferase AglF, translating into MQAVVLAAGKGTRLRPLTEDKPKALVEVDGRPIIEDVFDNLLAVGAEELIVVVGYLKEQLMDRYGDEYRGVPITYAHQEEQLGLAHAILQVEPYIEDDFMLMLGDNVFRSNLADVINRQGEDRADAAFLVEEVPYEEASRYGVLDTNEYGEIVEVIEKPEEPPSNLVMTGFYTFTPAIFHACQLVQPSDRGEYELSDAIDLLIHSGRTIDALRMEGWRIDVGYPEDRERATQRLERESEGEVGTESGTPQASVSTATPEAETD; encoded by the coding sequence ATGCAAGCTGTCGTCTTAGCAGCAGGAAAGGGGACTCGCCTGCGACCGCTGACGGAAGACAAACCGAAAGCATTGGTCGAGGTCGATGGCCGGCCGATCATCGAAGACGTCTTCGACAACCTGCTCGCGGTCGGGGCCGAGGAGTTGATCGTCGTCGTTGGCTACCTGAAAGAACAGCTCATGGACCGCTACGGCGACGAGTACCGCGGTGTGCCGATCACCTACGCCCATCAGGAAGAACAACTCGGCCTCGCACATGCCATCTTGCAGGTCGAGCCGTACATCGAGGACGATTTCATGTTGATGCTCGGCGACAACGTGTTCCGGTCGAACCTCGCCGACGTAATCAACCGCCAGGGCGAGGACCGTGCTGATGCCGCCTTCCTCGTCGAAGAAGTCCCGTACGAGGAAGCCTCGAGATACGGCGTCCTCGATACGAACGAGTACGGCGAGATCGTCGAAGTCATCGAGAAGCCCGAGGAGCCACCATCGAATCTGGTGATGACTGGCTTTTACACCTTTACGCCGGCGATCTTCCACGCCTGTCAGCTCGTCCAGCCGAGTGACCGCGGCGAGTACGAACTCTCGGATGCCATCGACCTGCTCATCCACTCCGGACGGACGATTGACGCGCTTCGGATGGAAGGCTGGCGCATCGACGTGGGGTATCCCGAGGACCGGGAGCGCGCAACACAGCGCCTCGAGCGCGAGAGCGAAGGTGAGGTCGGCACCGAGTCCGGAACGCCACAGGCGTCCGTGAGTACGGCGACACCGGAAGCCGAAACGGACTGA
- a CDS encoding winged helix-turn-helix transcriptional regulator — protein sequence MESKSSTSTTSGRVTKHGGSVPRAVLHKKILDTAESRPDASMEAIADGVSGATVSIVEQVLEEYGDPGAQAAVSDDGAASAGDEPASDGDGSSDEDAAVDDSDSSIFREDSSSAPTVTEPTDEPETGDESAVDAEAGAVDPAESDGDGQDDSLEPADVTEKQRETLRAIARQPTATQATLADQLGVTSATISQRVNSIEGFDWSNRRAFVATVFDEVPLEEADETDQELEQADESGPNLEIGEETDQDHADAEAGDQSVTDETDADSGCDPRGPEHERDTTGDDDPMRSTDTHETLADDAVEPTLEALEALTEQVEALETRLEGLEERSLTPETESEPARETATGVLSDPELTHKVLHACFQAENISEEEELQLLKEATGAGTNAD from the coding sequence ATGGAGTCGAAATCGAGTACGTCGACGACGTCTGGGAGAGTTACCAAACACGGGGGGTCCGTTCCGCGGGCCGTCTTACACAAGAAGATCCTCGACACTGCAGAATCCCGTCCGGATGCATCGATGGAAGCCATCGCCGACGGCGTCAGCGGTGCCACCGTCTCGATTGTCGAGCAGGTGCTCGAGGAGTACGGCGATCCGGGAGCACAGGCTGCGGTGAGTGACGACGGAGCTGCAAGCGCTGGTGACGAACCAGCAAGCGATGGGGATGGGTCATCCGATGAAGATGCTGCTGTTGATGACAGTGACTCGAGCATTTTTCGGGAGGACTCCTCGAGTGCGCCGACAGTGACTGAACCGACCGACGAACCGGAGACGGGTGATGAATCAGCTGTCGACGCTGAGGCAGGAGCCGTCGACCCTGCGGAGTCCGACGGGGACGGGCAGGACGACTCACTCGAGCCGGCGGACGTAACCGAAAAGCAACGCGAGACATTGCGGGCGATTGCCCGGCAGCCAACGGCGACGCAGGCGACACTGGCCGACCAACTCGGTGTCACGAGTGCAACGATCAGCCAGCGCGTCAACTCCATCGAGGGTTTCGACTGGTCGAACCGCCGTGCGTTCGTTGCGACAGTGTTCGACGAAGTTCCACTCGAGGAGGCGGACGAAACCGACCAAGAACTCGAGCAGGCGGACGAGAGTGGACCGAACCTCGAGATCGGGGAGGAAACCGACCAGGACCACGCTGACGCCGAGGCGGGCGACCAGTCTGTGACTGACGAGACGGATGCGGATTCGGGTTGTGATCCCCGCGGACCCGAGCACGAACGCGACACCACCGGAGATGACGACCCAATGCGCTCGACAGATACTCACGAGACGCTGGCGGACGACGCAGTCGAGCCGACACTCGAGGCACTCGAAGCACTAACCGAACAGGTCGAAGCGTTGGAAACGCGACTCGAGGGGCTCGAGGAGCGGTCTCTGACTCCCGAGACAGAGTCGGAACCGGCTCGTGAGACCGCCACTGGCGTCCTATCCGATCCCGAACTGACGCATAAGGTCCTCCATGCGTGCTTTCAGGCCGAAAACATCTCCGAGGAGGAGGAACTCCAACTCCTGAAAGAAGCGACCGGTGCCGGGACGAACGCTGACTGA
- a CDS encoding phosphatase PAP2 family protein, which yields MDRSLGVTEFIRTHLPEWVVPIAELTAMLGDEVLVVGVLAVLAGVDAYRSARCGRGQLITDQTAFVLAIVLGGLAFTLILKTAFGLPRPPTELQAVPRGGDGFPSGHTMAATLLWTALALWGLRGRLTRRTRVAIAGAIIALVSVSRLILGVHYLVDVVASVIFGVGFLLIGARLTDTEPTKAFAGAAALGALALVVAGISTDGVLAFAGCLGGATTWWVISRPAVQNRWAAVVQ from the coding sequence ATGGACCGAAGCCTCGGCGTCACTGAGTTCATTCGCACGCACCTCCCGGAGTGGGTCGTCCCGATAGCCGAGCTCACGGCCATGCTCGGCGACGAAGTCCTCGTCGTGGGCGTCTTAGCCGTCCTTGCAGGCGTCGATGCCTATCGATCCGCCCGCTGTGGGCGCGGACAACTCATTACCGACCAAACCGCGTTCGTGCTGGCGATTGTCCTCGGTGGCCTCGCGTTCACGCTCATCCTCAAAACGGCGTTTGGCCTCCCTCGGCCACCAACCGAACTCCAGGCAGTCCCACGCGGAGGCGATGGCTTCCCGAGCGGACACACGATGGCCGCGACACTCCTCTGGACCGCACTCGCCCTCTGGGGACTCCGCGGGCGACTCACACGCCGGACTCGAGTGGCCATCGCGGGCGCGATCATCGCTCTCGTCAGCGTCTCTCGACTCATCCTCGGCGTTCACTATCTCGTCGACGTCGTCGCATCGGTCATCTTCGGCGTTGGTTTCCTCCTGATTGGCGCAAGACTCACTGATACAGAGCCGACGAAGGCGTTCGCCGGTGCCGCCGCACTCGGCGCGCTCGCACTCGTCGTTGCCGGGATCTCGACTGACGGCGTCCTCGCGTTCGCCGGGTGTCTCGGCGGGGCGACGACCTGGTGGGTCATCTCGAGGCCAGCAGTCCAGAATCGCTGGGCGGCAGTCGTACAATAA
- a CDS encoding 2-oxo acid dehydrogenase subunit E2 — protein MTDEGETVEPFPMQRRGTVDYMRVAGRRSVVHGLVEFDVTVPRRQIRERELETGGSLSFTAFLVYCLANVLEDHPEMQSFRDWCGRIVRFDTVDVMVIIETQGSNGPVGVPHVIRTANRRSLRSIHDEIRTAQTDPTEGRQSRLASLGLRLPGPIRRLFWRLPRVSPRHWKRIAGTVAVTSLGMFGTGGGWGISPTTYPLQMTVGGIERKPSLVDGEIEPRELLCLTVTVDHDVVDGAPAARFVQRLKERVEAGNGIETALE, from the coding sequence ATGACTGATGAGGGAGAGACGGTCGAACCGTTTCCGATGCAGCGTCGTGGAACTGTCGACTACATGCGGGTTGCTGGGCGACGAAGCGTCGTTCACGGCCTCGTCGAGTTCGATGTCACTGTCCCTCGACGTCAAATACGGGAGCGAGAGTTGGAGACTGGTGGCAGCCTCTCGTTCACTGCATTTCTCGTGTATTGTCTCGCGAACGTACTCGAGGACCACCCGGAGATGCAATCGTTTCGTGACTGGTGCGGTCGGATCGTCCGGTTTGATACCGTTGACGTGATGGTGATTATCGAAACCCAGGGGAGCAACGGTCCTGTTGGTGTTCCACACGTTATTCGAACTGCAAATCGGCGCTCACTCCGGTCGATCCACGACGAGATTCGAACGGCACAGACGGATCCAACCGAGGGTCGCCAGTCGCGCCTTGCCTCATTGGGACTCAGACTCCCTGGACCGATTCGACGGCTGTTTTGGCGACTGCCGCGAGTGTCACCTCGCCACTGGAAACGCATCGCAGGAACTGTCGCCGTGACCTCGCTCGGTATGTTCGGAACTGGCGGCGGCTGGGGAATCAGCCCGACGACCTATCCACTGCAGATGACAGTCGGCGGCATCGAGCGCAAGCCAAGCCTTGTCGACGGTGAGATCGAGCCCAGAGAACTGCTCTGTCTCACTGTGACCGTCGACCACGATGTTGTCGATGGTGCACCCGCCGCGCGGTTCGTCCAGCGGCTGAAAGAACGCGTCGAAGCTGGAAACGGGATTGAAACGGCACTCGAGTAG
- a CDS encoding type II toxin-antitoxin system VapC family toxin → MIVLDSSFLIDYLRGNDAAKVFLDAQDEPVYYVPTIVLFELYRDAAWADNRSLETVIAGLEWAEPLPFDAPATREAAQIHAELLEAGTQINLADIMIAGICRYHDASIVTRDGDFEAVENLETISY, encoded by the coding sequence ATGATCGTCCTCGACTCTTCGTTTCTGATTGATTATCTTCGAGGGAACGACGCTGCAAAAGTATTTTTGGACGCGCAAGACGAGCCTGTCTATTATGTGCCAACGATAGTGTTGTTCGAATTATATCGTGATGCGGCATGGGCTGACAATCGATCACTCGAGACCGTTATCGCGGGACTAGAATGGGCTGAACCGTTGCCGTTCGATGCACCTGCAACACGTGAGGCAGCACAGATCCATGCAGAACTGCTTGAGGCAGGGACACAGATCAATCTCGCAGATATCATGATCGCTGGTATCTGTCGATACCACGACGCATCAATTGTGACCCGCGACGGCGACTTTGAAGCCGTCGAGAACCTCGAGACGATTTCCTACTGA
- a CDS encoding antitoxin VapB family protein has product MATKTVTITEEAYERLKAHKRSDESFTDTVIRLTESDTDIMNGFGVLADDDGFASAAGRTREELDDAFDDRRQQREQRDGDK; this is encoded by the coding sequence ATGGCAACGAAAACAGTGACGATCACGGAGGAGGCCTACGAACGGCTCAAAGCTCACAAACGGAGCGACGAGAGCTTTACAGACACGGTTATCCGATTGACGGAATCCGATACTGATATCATGAACGGATTTGGTGTCCTCGCTGACGACGATGGGTTTGCTTCGGCAGCAGGTCGCACGCGAGAGGAACTTGATGACGCGTTTGACGACCGGCGTCAGCAACGTGAGCAACGTGATGGTGACAAATGA
- a CDS encoding endonuclease III domain-containing protein, whose amino-acid sequence MDDDREPSVNISGGDAGGGVAAEFDPATAETRAERVIDRLGERYWQKTYGGQNAFPCLVRTILSQNTSDKASQPAYDALLERYGSADDSSASSESSPDLANALAQAEQSTLAETIQPAGLYNQKSETLIDVAEWVLEEFGSGVAFDEFVTDEEPSAVRDTLLSVRGVGPKTADCVLLFAGGRGGVFPVDTHVHRIYRRLGIAPPDADHEDVRAVLERDVPTEKCGFGHTASIQFGREFCTARQPACLEDPDACPMGDLCDQVGVYPATGEVVDPADALE is encoded by the coding sequence ATGGACGACGACCGCGAGCCGTCGGTCAACATCAGCGGCGGTGACGCTGGCGGTGGCGTCGCCGCCGAGTTCGATCCGGCAACGGCAGAGACCCGCGCTGAACGCGTTATCGACCGTCTCGGCGAACGCTACTGGCAAAAAACCTACGGCGGACAGAACGCCTTTCCCTGTCTCGTTCGCACAATTTTGAGTCAGAACACGAGCGACAAAGCGAGCCAGCCCGCCTATGACGCACTGCTCGAGCGGTATGGCAGTGCAGACGACTCGAGCGCCAGTTCGGAGTCCAGCCCAGATCTCGCCAATGCGCTTGCCCAGGCCGAGCAGTCGACACTCGCCGAAACGATCCAACCGGCCGGACTCTACAATCAAAAGTCCGAGACCCTTATTGACGTCGCTGAGTGGGTCCTCGAGGAGTTCGGCTCTGGGGTAGCGTTCGACGAGTTCGTCACAGATGAGGAGCCGTCCGCGGTCCGTGACACGCTGCTCTCAGTCCGGGGCGTCGGCCCCAAAACTGCAGACTGTGTCCTCCTCTTTGCCGGCGGCCGTGGCGGTGTTTTTCCCGTCGATACACATGTCCACCGCATCTATCGCCGCCTCGGAATTGCCCCACCCGACGCCGACCACGAGGACGTTCGCGCCGTCCTCGAGCGCGACGTCCCCACCGAGAAATGTGGCTTCGGGCATACAGCGTCGATCCAGTTCGGCCGAGAGTTTTGCACGGCGCGGCAACCGGCCTGCCTCGAGGACCCCGATGCCTGCCCGATGGGCGATCTCTGTGACCAAGTCGGCGTCTATCCGGCGACCGGAGAAGTCGTCGATCCTGCTGACGCGCTCGAGTAA
- a CDS encoding NADPH-dependent FMN reductase, with translation MGDVHVVALCGSLRDTSTTRLALEHVLEAARERGASTELVDLREYELPIFDPDRDREDAGDADQLAAKLQAADAIVLGSPMYHGSYASPLKTALDYCGFDEFEDTTVGLLAVSGGAFPVTALEHLRSVCRSLKAWVLPHQAAVPNTNSAFEDGEFVDEKLADRVATLGQRAVQYAVIEPDPGTLESDQNVGAKGQ, from the coding sequence ATGGGAGATGTCCACGTCGTTGCCCTCTGTGGCAGCTTACGCGATACGAGTACGACTCGACTGGCACTCGAGCACGTCCTCGAGGCGGCTCGAGAGCGTGGTGCGAGTACCGAACTGGTCGATTTGCGCGAGTACGAGTTGCCCATTTTCGATCCGGACCGTGACCGCGAAGATGCTGGCGATGCGGACCAACTCGCGGCAAAATTGCAAGCGGCCGATGCAATCGTGCTCGGGTCGCCGATGTACCACGGGTCGTACGCCTCACCGTTGAAGACTGCACTTGACTACTGCGGCTTCGACGAATTTGAGGACACGACCGTGGGACTGCTCGCCGTCTCCGGTGGGGCGTTTCCGGTGACCGCACTCGAGCATCTCCGTTCTGTCTGTCGGTCGCTGAAAGCGTGGGTACTCCCACATCAGGCAGCGGTCCCGAACACCAACTCGGCGTTCGAGGATGGCGAGTTCGTCGACGAGAAACTTGCAGATCGCGTCGCAACGCTCGGCCAGCGAGCAGTCCAGTACGCCGTTATCGAACCCGATCCTGGCACGCTCGAGAGTGATCAGAACGTGGGTGCGAAAGGGCAGTAA